A portion of the Meriones unguiculatus strain TT.TT164.6M chromosome 14, Bangor_MerUng_6.1, whole genome shotgun sequence genome contains these proteins:
- the Klhl35 gene encoding kelch-like protein 35, producing MRESPESEEPEPGPEAPCTASCHAQRILQTLNAYRQSSTLTDVVLRAGGRDFPCHRAALSAASAHFRGLFAAGRPERAAAVLPVGPEAPGAAAALAVVLDYVYGAGVRLRAEDEAAAVLALAERLGVAGLREACARFLEGRLRAANSLALRRVAAAFSLAPLAERCGRVLRQAFVEVTRHADFLELAPDEVAALLADPALRVAREEAVFEAAMRWVRHDAPARRGQLRRLLEHVRLPLLAPAYFLEKVEADELLQACGDCRPLLLEARACFILGREAGALRARPRRFMDLAEVIVVIGGCDRKGLLKLPFADAYHPESQRWTPLPSLPGYTRSEFASCALRNDIYVSGGHINSRDVWMFSSHLHTWIKVASMHKGRWRHKMAALQGQLFAVGGFDGLRRLRSVERYDPFSNTWAATAPLPEAVSSAAVAPCAGQLYVIGGAGQDGVNTDKVQCFDPKEDQWTLRSPAPFLQRCLEAVSLGDTIYVVGGLMSKIFTYDPGTDVWGEAADLPSPVESCGVTVCDGKVHILGGRDEHGESTNSVFTFDPSSGQVEAQPSLQRCTSSHGCVTIVQSLSR from the exons ATGCGGGAGAGCCCGGAGAGCGAGGAGCCGGAGCCTGGCCCGGAGGCCCCCTGCACCGCGTCCTGCCACGCGCAGCGCATCCTGCAGACGCTCAACGCGTATCGCCAGAGCAGCACCCTGACCGACGTGGTGCTGCGCGCCGGAGGCCGCGACTTCCCGTGCCACCGCGCGGCGCTGAGCGCGGCCAGCGCCCACTTCCGCGGCCTGTTCGCGGCCGGCCGGCCCGAGCGTGCAGCGGCCGTGCTCCCGGTAGGGCCCGAGGCGCCCGGGGCCGCGGCGGCCCTGGCCGTGGTGCTCGACTACGTGTACGGCGCGGGCGTGCGGCTGCGCGCCGAGGACGAGGCGGCCGCCGTGCTGGCGCTGGCCGAGCGGCTGGGCGTGGCGGGGCTGCGCGAGGCGTGCGCGCGCTTCCTCGAGGGCCGCCTGCGCGCCGCCAACAGCCTGGCGCTGCGCCGCGTGGCCGCCGCCTTCTCGCTTGCGCCCCTGGCCGAGCGCTGCGGCCGCGTGCTGCGCCAGGCCTTCGTGGAGGTGACGCGCCACGCCGACTTCCTGGAGCTGGCGCCCGACGAGGTGGCGGCGCTGCTGGCCGACCCGGCGCTGCGCGTGGCGCGCGAGGAGGCCGTGTTCGAGGCGGCCATGCGCTGGGTGCGCCACGACGCGCCGGCCCGCCGCGGCCAGCTGCGGCGCCTGCTGGAGCACGTGCGCCTGCCGCTGCTGGCGCCCGCCTACTTCCTGGAGAAGGTGGAGGCGGACGAGCTGCTGCAGGCCTGCGGCGACTGCCGCCCGCTGCTGCTGGAGGCCCGCGCCTGTTTCATCCTGGGCCGGGAGGCGGGCGCGCTGCGGGCCCGGCCGCGGAG GTTCATGGACCTCGCCGAAGTGATTGTGGTCATTGGCGGGTGTGACCGAAAGGGACTCTTGAAGCTGCCTTTTGCAGATGCTTACCACCCAGAGAGCCAGCGCTGGACGCCCCTGCCCAGCCTGCCCGGTTACACACGCTCCGAGTTTGCCTCCTGTGCACTTCGGAATGACATTTACGTTTCGG GAGGTCACATCAACAGCCGTGATGTCTGGATGTTTAGCTCCCATCTGCACACCTGGATCAAGGTTGCCTCGATGCACAAGGGCAGGTGGAGGCACAAGATGGCCGCCCTGCAGGGACAG CTCTTTGCAGTCGGGGGCTTCGATGGCCTGCGGCGCCTGCGCAGCGTGGAGCGCTACGACCCCTTCTCCAACACCTGGGCGGCCACGGCGCCCCTGCCGGAAGCCGTGAGCTCTGCAGCCGTGGCGCCCTGCGCGGGCCAGCTCTACGTGATAGGGGGCGCCGGGCAGGACGGTGTCAACACTGACAAG GTGCAGTGCTTTGACCCCAAGGAGGACCAGTGGACTCTGCGGTCACCAGCACCCTTCTTGCAGCGGTGTCTTGAGGCTGTCTCCCTGGGAGACACCATCTATGTGGTGGGAGGCCTCATGAGCAAAATTTTCACCTATGACCCTGGCACAGATGTCTGGGGAGAGGCAGCTGACCTGCCCAGCCCTGTG GAGAGCTGTGGCGTGACAGTGTGTGACGGGAAGGTCCACATCCTTGGTGGGCGGGACGAACATGGGGAAAGCACCAATAGCGTCTTCACCTTTGACCCTAGCAGTGGGCAGGTAGAGGCCCAGCCATCCCTGCAGCGCTGCACCAGTTCTCATGGCTGCGTCACTATCGTCCAGAGCCTGAGCAGATGA
- the Rps3 gene encoding small ribosomal subunit protein uS3 → MAVQISKKRKFVADGIFKAELNEFLTRELAEDGYSGVEVRVTPTRTEIIILATRTQNVLGEKGRRIRELTAVVQKRFGFPEGSVELYAEKVATRGLCAIAQAESLRYKLLGGLAVRRACYGVLRFIMESGAKGCEVVVSGKLRGQRAKSMKFVDGLMIHSGDPVNYYVDTAVRHVLLRQGVLGIKVKIMLPWDPSGKIGPKKPLPDHVSIVEPKDEILPTTPISEQKGGKPEPPAMPQPVPTA, encoded by the exons ATGGCGGTACAGATTTCCAAGAAGAGAAAG TTTGTGGCTGATGGCATCTTCAAAGCTGAACTGAATGAGTTTCTCACTCGGGAGTTGGCTGAAGATGGCTACTCTGGAGTCGAAGTCCGAGTTACACCAACCAGAACAGAAATCATTATTTTAGCCACCAG AACACAGAATGTTCTTGGGGAGAAGGGTCGTCGGATCAGAGAGTTGACTGCAGTGGTCCAGAAGAGGTTCGGCTTCCCTGAGGGTAGCGTAGAG CTTTATGCAGAAAAGGTGGCCACAAGAGGTCTGTGTGCCATTGCCCAGGCTGAGTCTCTACGCTACAAACTCCTAGGAGGGCTTGCTGTGCGAAG GGCGTGCTATGGTGTGCTTCGATTCATTATGGAGAGTGGGGCCAAGGGCTGCGAGGTCGTGGTGTCTGGGAAGCTCCGCGGACAGAGGGCCAAGTCCATGAAGTTTGTGGATGGCCTGATGATTCACAGCGGAGACCCTGTTAACTACTATGTTGACACTGCCGTGCGCCATGTGCTTCTCAGACAAG GTGTGCTGGGCATCAAAGTGAAGATCATGCTGCCCTGGGACCCAAGTGGTAAGATCGGCCCCAAGAAGCCTCTGCCTGATCATGTGAGCATTGTGGAACCAAAAGATGAAATCTTGCCCACCACTCCCATCTCAGAACAGAAGGGTGGGAAGCCAGAGCCACCTGCCATGCCCCAGCCAGTGCCTACAGCATAA